A region from the Triticum urartu cultivar G1812 chromosome 1, Tu2.1, whole genome shotgun sequence genome encodes:
- the LOC125534269 gene encoding phospholipase A1-Ibeta2, chloroplastic-like → MSAAAAIAAPPRHSRPSPLNPNATAMAITTKPNAVCTKTHLANLDRLLLRPPPLPLPVRPKKALADEPGGGDREETTTDSDERKGRRGGLLNALNLSTFLPFTGRPATDEMSPRSLAQMQRLLTLSPRPSPRGSIAAEWRRYHGEGAWKGLVDPLDQNLRREVLRYGDFVQAAYTAFHSMPSSPSHGRGQHRALVLPDRSYRPTRSLFATSSLTIPPWVQRRSAPKWLTQRTSFAGYVAVCDNEREVRRMGRHDIVIVLRGTATCPEWAENLRTGLVPVSDDDDGDDATAAQNVPKVAKGFLSLYKTAGDHVPSLSDAIVEEVRRLIEVYKGEELSITVVGHSLGASLALLAADELSACLAADAASNSTAADDHQPPPVSVVSFGGPKAGNRAFADRLQHERGVNVLRVVNAGDVVTRVPGLVKPTTMAEGYVHAGGAELTLDSRDSPCLRPDAGPACCHDLEAYLHLLDGFMGSGRPFRADASRSVAGLLVYQRTSVKRAYVERARVLGFEPAAMPRAATANGAGTADGQYGFLASPS, encoded by the coding sequence ATGTCCGCCGCGGCAGCTATCGCGGCACCGCCGCGCCACAGCCGGCCGTCGCCTCTCAACCCAAACGCAACGGCGATGGCCATCACCACCAAGCCTAACGCCGTCTGTACAAAGACGCACCTCGCCAACCtcgaccgcctcctcctccgcccgccgccgctcccgCTCCCAGTCCGGCCTAAGAAGGCGCTCGCCGACGAGCCCGGCGGGGGCGACAGGGAGGAGACCACCACCGACTCCGACGAACGCAAAGGCCGCCGGGGCGGTCTCCTCAACGCGCTGAACCTGTCCACGTTCCTGCCGTTCACAGGGAGGCCCGCCACGGACGAGATGTCCCCGCGTAGCCTGGCACAAATGCAGCGGCTCCTCACGCTCTCGCCGCGGCCCTCGCCCAGGGGCTCCATCGCCGCCGAATGGCGACGTTACCACGGTGAGGGCGCGTGGAAGGGCCTGGTCGACCCGCTCGACCAGAACCTCCGCCGCGAGGTTTTGCGATACGGCGACTTCGTGCAGGCCGCCTACACGGCGTTCCACTCCATGCCGTCGTCGCCGTCGCACGGCCGCGGCCAGCATCGCGCGCTCGTGCTACCGGACCGGTCGTACCGGCCGACGCGCAGCCTGTTTGCCACGTCTTCCTTGACAATCCCGCCGTGGGTGCAGCGGCGGTCAGCGCCCAAGTGGCTGACACAGCGCACCAGCTTCGCCGGCTACGTCGCCGTCTGCGACAACGAGCGCGAGGTTCGGCGCATGGGCCGTCACGACATCGTCATTGTGCTGCGCGGCACCGCCACGTGCCCTGAGTGGGCAGAGAACCTCCGCACCGGCCTCGTGCCAGTGTCGGACGACGATGACGGCGACGACGCCACGGCGGCGCAGAACGTGCCCAAGGTGGCGAAGGGGTTCCTCAGCCTGTACAAGACGGCCGGCGACCACGTGCCCAGCCTGTCGGACGCCATTGTGGAGGAGGTGAGGCGGCTGATCGAGGTGTACAAGGGCGAGGAGCTCAGCATCACGGTGGTTGGCCACAGCCTCGGCGCATCTTTGGccctcctcgccgccgacgagctAAGCGCGTGCCTGGCCGCCGATGCGGCGAGTAACAGCACCGCTGCAGATGATCATCAGCCGCCGCCCGTCTCCGTGGTTTCCTTCGGCGGCCCGAAGGCAGGCAACCGCGCGTTCGCGGACCGGCTACAGCACGAGCGGGGCGTGAACGTGCTGCGCGTGGTGAACGCCGGCGACGTGGTGACGCGCGTCCCCGGGCTCGTGAAACCGACGACGATGGCCGAAGGATACGTGCACGCGGGTGGCGCGGAGCTGACGCTGGACAGCCGCGACTCGCCGTGCCTGCGCCCGGACGCCGGCCCGGCCTGCTGCCACGACCTGGAGGCCTACCTGCACCTGCTGGACGGGTTCATGGGCTCCGGCCGGCCGTTCCGCGCCGACGCGAGTCGCAGCGTGGCGGGGCTGCTGGTTTACCAGCGGACCAGCGTGAAGCGTGCCTACGTGGAGCGCGCGAGGGTGCTCGGGTTCGAGCCGGCGGCCATGCCAAGGGCCGCCACGGCCAACGGCGCTGGCACTGCTGATGGGCAGTACGGCTTCCTGGCCAGTCCCTCGTGA